In one window of Macrotis lagotis isolate mMagLag1 chromosome 5, bilby.v1.9.chrom.fasta, whole genome shotgun sequence DNA:
- the ERMARD gene encoding endoplasmic reticulum membrane-associated RNA degradation protein isoform X9, producing the protein MFIKMLITDSITTCLSPLVYDIVCRLGFEVKESHDINNIVSQHGEVCWETIAECICYTDSGQNVDYLKSVSLLGPVCETVHTHICSLTGIQFEDQYAFWFQWTNIPELFPEIFVALKSPQPAAVPLSLMKLTSCLERALGDVFLLIGKECPFLLRDLLISKELAEVFGQSVMEILRVFIGSPCGLNLRNILWHGFVSPQEIPPKYCSMLVLLTAGLGQLLKSYLQQTNFTFIHRPFVTFTNLKELSIFPDVSDEVLSVVEELIKKSTFVLKIMTPFWETIVTKFRSHRYADCIILLLTQLETGLRKVFTTVNKCPQRFLTAESTTFYTTFDEILAKQLSDDEINNLPLFLGEPAMEFLWDFLNYQDGPRVRDHLSHGEISLNDFPKEVANQLFAFSIVLLLRFVGEDVLSVSKENASIKTLINCANCYCSQFHPLSQLKKKILYCEKSIRIWPQLPLVPVEQIQEATRLEDTPETNDCHHLIIKISSELQHYMLQGDCNLSNLLDNPPTAKWSLLLHELCNKRIRTLYCPRSVLEVLVILQKISVQCHLVSDQIIATTEIRFKQWMQKTLRSRQRQNYLRMLSRINLSFRFVLVEGSPQTAMLSIKLLCPVLQLILLLITLELVNIHTVNEKNICEYQQYLKFLKSVLQYTENLVTYSNQEKNKWDESINITHIVLVKIWAFSEKKQMLIHLAKDSPNKAIL; encoded by the exons ATGTTTATTAAG ATGTTAATAACTGACTCCATCACAACATGCCTATCTCCCCTAGTATATGACATAGTTTGCAGACTTGGGTTTGAAGTAAAAGAAAGCCACGATATCAACAACATTGTATCTCAACATGGTGAAGTATGTTGGGAAACAATTGCTGAATGTATATGCTATACAGATTCAG ggCAAAATGTAGATTACTTAAAGAGTGTGAGCCTTTTGGGTCCTGTATGTGAAACTGTTCATACCCACATATGTTCTCTGACTGGGATACAATTTGAAGATCAATATGCATTTTGGTTCCAGTGGACAAATATTCCAGAG CTATTTCCTGAAATATTTGTTGCGCTGAAGAGTCCACAACCAGCTGCTGTTCCTCTTAGCTTAATGAAACTAACATCATGTTTGGAAAGAGCTTTGGGTGAT GTGTTTTTATTGATTGGAAAGGAATGTCCATTTCTTTTAAGAGACTTGCTTATATCTAAGGAGCTTGCTGAAGTGTTTGGACAGTCTGTA ATGGAAATACTCAGGGTATTCATTGGTTCTCCATGTGGACTCAATCTGCGTAATATTTTGTGGCATGGATTTGTGTCTCCTCAGGAAATTCCTCCAAA ATATTGCTCTATGTTGGTATTGTTGACAGCAGGATTGGGACAACTCTTAAAAAGTTATCTTCAGCAAACTAATTTTACATTCATACATCGGCCTTTTGTAACTTTTACAAACTTAAAGGAATTGAGCATTTTTCCTG ATGTTAGTGATGAAGTACTATCAGTAGTTGAAGAACTGATAAAGAAATCTACTTTTGTATTGAagatcatgaccccattttgggaaACTATAGTAACGAAATTCAGATCACATCG ATATGCTGACTGTATAATACTGTTACTGACACAGCTGGAAACTGGACTTCGAAAAGTCTTTaccacagttaataaatgtcccCAAAGATTTTTAACAGCAGAG TCTACAACTTTTTACACCACGTTTGATGAA aTATTAGCAAAGCAACTAAGTGATGATGAAATCAAtaatcttcctcttttccttggaGAACCTGCTATG GAATTTCTTTGGGATTTCTTGAACTATCAGGATGGCCCCCGAGTAAGAGACCACTTAAGTCATGGAGAGATCAgcttaaatgattttccaaaagaGGTTGCAAATCAACTATTTGCCTTTTCCATTGTACTCTTACTCAGATTTGTTGGAGAAGATGTATTATCAGTTTCTAAG GAGAATGCATCAATCAAAACTTTAATCAACTGTGCAAATTGCTATTGTTCTCAATTCCATCCACTTTCTCAGCTTAAAAAGAAG ATTCTGTATTGTGAGAAAAGCATCAGAATATGGCCTCAACTTCCATTAGTGCCAGTGGAACAAATTCAGGAAGCAACCAG attAGAAGACACTCCTGAAACCAATGATTGCCAtcatttgattataaaaatttCCTCTGAACTCCAACATTACATGCTACAGGGTGACTGTAATTTGAGTAACTTGCTGGATAATCCTCCCACAGCAAA aTGGTCCCTTTTGCTTCATGAACTTTGCAACAAACGCATCCGCACTTTATATTGTCCACGGTCTGTCCTTGAAGTCCTTGTAATTCTTCAGAAAATAAGTGTGCAATGCCACCTAGTGTCTGATCAAATTATTGCCACTACAGAAATAAGATTTAAACAGTGGATGCAAAAGACACTTCGGTCTCGCCAGAGACAGAACTATCTACGAATGTTAAGCAG GATAAATCTAAGTTTCCGATTTGTGTTGGTGGAGGGGAGTCCTCAGACGGCAATGCTCAG tatcaAGCTTTTGTGTCCTGTACTCCAGCTAATATTATTGCTGATCACATTGGAATTGGTCAACATTCATActgttaatgaaaaaaatatttgtgaataCCAGCAGTACTTAAA gTTCTTAAAGTCAGTCTTGCAGTATACTGAGAACTTGGTGACTTATTCcaatcaagaaaaaaacaaatgggatGAATCCATCAATATTACACATATAGTCTTAGTAAAAATATGGGCTTTTagtgaaaaaaagcaaatgttaatACATTTAGCCAAGGACTCCCCAAATAAAGCTATTTTATGA
- the ERMARD gene encoding endoplasmic reticulum membrane-associated RNA degradation protein isoform X6: MEFLWDFLNYQDGPRVRDHLSHGEISLNDFPKEVANQLFAFSIVLLLRFVGEDVLSVSKMLITDSITTCLSPLVYDIVCRLGFEVKESHDINNIVSQHGEVCWETIAECICYTDSGQNVDYLKSVSLLGPVCETVHTHICSLTGIQFEDQYAFWFQWTNIPELFPEIFVALKSPQPAAVPLSLMKLTSCLERALGDVFLLIGKECPFLLRDLLISKELAEVFGQSVMEILRVFIGSPCGLNLRNILWHGFVSPQEIPPKYCSMLVLLTAGLGQLLKSYLQQTNFTFIHRPFVTFTNLKELSIFPDVSDEVLSVVEELIKKSTFVLKIMTPFWETIVTKFRSHRYADCIILLLTQLETGLRKVFTTVNKCPQRFLTAESTTFYTTFDEILAKQLSDDEINNLPLFLGEPAMEFLWDFLNYQDGPRVRDHLSHGEISLNDFPKEVANQLFAFSIVLLLRFVGEDVLSVSKENASIKTLINCANCYCSQFHPLSQLKKKILYCEKSIRIWPQLPLVPVEQIQEATRLEDTPETNDCHHLIIKISSELQHYMLQGDCNLSNLLDNPPTAKWSLLLHELCNKRIRTLYCPRSVLEVLVILQKISVQCHLVSDQIIATTEIRFKQWMQKTLRSRQRQNYLRMLSRINLSFRFVLVEGSPQTAMLSIKLLCPVLQLILLLITLELVNIHTVNEKNICEYQQYLKFLKSVLQYTENLVTYSNQEKNKWDESINITHIVLVKIWAFSEKKQMLIHLAKDSPNKAIL, from the exons ATGTTAATAACTGACTCCATCACAACATGCCTATCTCCCCTAGTATATGACATAGTTTGCAGACTTGGGTTTGAAGTAAAAGAAAGCCACGATATCAACAACATTGTATCTCAACATGGTGAAGTATGTTGGGAAACAATTGCTGAATGTATATGCTATACAGATTCAG ggCAAAATGTAGATTACTTAAAGAGTGTGAGCCTTTTGGGTCCTGTATGTGAAACTGTTCATACCCACATATGTTCTCTGACTGGGATACAATTTGAAGATCAATATGCATTTTGGTTCCAGTGGACAAATATTCCAGAG CTATTTCCTGAAATATTTGTTGCGCTGAAGAGTCCACAACCAGCTGCTGTTCCTCTTAGCTTAATGAAACTAACATCATGTTTGGAAAGAGCTTTGGGTGAT GTGTTTTTATTGATTGGAAAGGAATGTCCATTTCTTTTAAGAGACTTGCTTATATCTAAGGAGCTTGCTGAAGTGTTTGGACAGTCTGTA ATGGAAATACTCAGGGTATTCATTGGTTCTCCATGTGGACTCAATCTGCGTAATATTTTGTGGCATGGATTTGTGTCTCCTCAGGAAATTCCTCCAAA ATATTGCTCTATGTTGGTATTGTTGACAGCAGGATTGGGACAACTCTTAAAAAGTTATCTTCAGCAAACTAATTTTACATTCATACATCGGCCTTTTGTAACTTTTACAAACTTAAAGGAATTGAGCATTTTTCCTG ATGTTAGTGATGAAGTACTATCAGTAGTTGAAGAACTGATAAAGAAATCTACTTTTGTATTGAagatcatgaccccattttgggaaACTATAGTAACGAAATTCAGATCACATCG ATATGCTGACTGTATAATACTGTTACTGACACAGCTGGAAACTGGACTTCGAAAAGTCTTTaccacagttaataaatgtcccCAAAGATTTTTAACAGCAGAG TCTACAACTTTTTACACCACGTTTGATGAA aTATTAGCAAAGCAACTAAGTGATGATGAAATCAAtaatcttcctcttttccttggaGAACCTGCTATG GAATTTCTTTGGGATTTCTTGAACTATCAGGATGGCCCCCGAGTAAGAGACCACTTAAGTCATGGAGAGATCAgcttaaatgattttccaaaagaGGTTGCAAATCAACTATTTGCCTTTTCCATTGTACTCTTACTCAGATTTGTTGGAGAAGATGTATTATCAGTTTCTAAG GAGAATGCATCAATCAAAACTTTAATCAACTGTGCAAATTGCTATTGTTCTCAATTCCATCCACTTTCTCAGCTTAAAAAGAAG ATTCTGTATTGTGAGAAAAGCATCAGAATATGGCCTCAACTTCCATTAGTGCCAGTGGAACAAATTCAGGAAGCAACCAG attAGAAGACACTCCTGAAACCAATGATTGCCAtcatttgattataaaaatttCCTCTGAACTCCAACATTACATGCTACAGGGTGACTGTAATTTGAGTAACTTGCTGGATAATCCTCCCACAGCAAA aTGGTCCCTTTTGCTTCATGAACTTTGCAACAAACGCATCCGCACTTTATATTGTCCACGGTCTGTCCTTGAAGTCCTTGTAATTCTTCAGAAAATAAGTGTGCAATGCCACCTAGTGTCTGATCAAATTATTGCCACTACAGAAATAAGATTTAAACAGTGGATGCAAAAGACACTTCGGTCTCGCCAGAGACAGAACTATCTACGAATGTTAAGCAG GATAAATCTAAGTTTCCGATTTGTGTTGGTGGAGGGGAGTCCTCAGACGGCAATGCTCAG tatcaAGCTTTTGTGTCCTGTACTCCAGCTAATATTATTGCTGATCACATTGGAATTGGTCAACATTCATActgttaatgaaaaaaatatttgtgaataCCAGCAGTACTTAAA gTTCTTAAAGTCAGTCTTGCAGTATACTGAGAACTTGGTGACTTATTCcaatcaagaaaaaaacaaatgggatGAATCCATCAATATTACACATATAGTCTTAGTAAAAATATGGGCTTTTagtgaaaaaaagcaaatgttaatACATTTAGCCAAGGACTCCCCAAATAAAGCTATTTTATGA
- the ERMARD gene encoding endoplasmic reticulum membrane-associated RNA degradation protein isoform X8: protein MNQKMLITDSITTCLSPLVYDIVCRLGFEVKESHDINNIVSQHGEVCWETIAECICYTDSGQNVDYLKSVSLLGPVCETVHTHICSLTGIQFEDQYAFWFQWTNIPELFPEIFVALKSPQPAAVPLSLMKLTSCLERALGDVFLLIGKECPFLLRDLLISKELAEVFGQSVMEILRVFIGSPCGLNLRNILWHGFVSPQEIPPKYCSMLVLLTAGLGQLLKSYLQQTNFTFIHRPFVTFTNLKELSIFPDVSDEVLSVVEELIKKSTFVLKIMTPFWETIVTKFRSHRYADCIILLLTQLETGLRKVFTTVNKCPQRFLTAESTTFYTTFDEILAKQLSDDEINNLPLFLGEPAMEFLWDFLNYQDGPRVRDHLSHGEISLNDFPKEVANQLFAFSIVLLLRFVGEDVLSVSKENASIKTLINCANCYCSQFHPLSQLKKKILYCEKSIRIWPQLPLVPVEQIQEATRLEDTPETNDCHHLIIKISSELQHYMLQGDCNLSNLLDNPPTAKWSLLLHELCNKRIRTLYCPRSVLEVLVILQKISVQCHLVSDQIIATTEIRFKQWMQKTLRSRQRQNYLRMLSRINLSFRFVLVEGSPQTAMLSIKLLCPVLQLILLLITLELVNIHTVNEKNICEYQQYLKFLKSVLQYTENLVTYSNQEKNKWDESINITHIVLVKIWAFSEKKQMLIHLAKDSPNKAIL, encoded by the exons ATGTTAATAACTGACTCCATCACAACATGCCTATCTCCCCTAGTATATGACATAGTTTGCAGACTTGGGTTTGAAGTAAAAGAAAGCCACGATATCAACAACATTGTATCTCAACATGGTGAAGTATGTTGGGAAACAATTGCTGAATGTATATGCTATACAGATTCAG ggCAAAATGTAGATTACTTAAAGAGTGTGAGCCTTTTGGGTCCTGTATGTGAAACTGTTCATACCCACATATGTTCTCTGACTGGGATACAATTTGAAGATCAATATGCATTTTGGTTCCAGTGGACAAATATTCCAGAG CTATTTCCTGAAATATTTGTTGCGCTGAAGAGTCCACAACCAGCTGCTGTTCCTCTTAGCTTAATGAAACTAACATCATGTTTGGAAAGAGCTTTGGGTGAT GTGTTTTTATTGATTGGAAAGGAATGTCCATTTCTTTTAAGAGACTTGCTTATATCTAAGGAGCTTGCTGAAGTGTTTGGACAGTCTGTA ATGGAAATACTCAGGGTATTCATTGGTTCTCCATGTGGACTCAATCTGCGTAATATTTTGTGGCATGGATTTGTGTCTCCTCAGGAAATTCCTCCAAA ATATTGCTCTATGTTGGTATTGTTGACAGCAGGATTGGGACAACTCTTAAAAAGTTATCTTCAGCAAACTAATTTTACATTCATACATCGGCCTTTTGTAACTTTTACAAACTTAAAGGAATTGAGCATTTTTCCTG ATGTTAGTGATGAAGTACTATCAGTAGTTGAAGAACTGATAAAGAAATCTACTTTTGTATTGAagatcatgaccccattttgggaaACTATAGTAACGAAATTCAGATCACATCG ATATGCTGACTGTATAATACTGTTACTGACACAGCTGGAAACTGGACTTCGAAAAGTCTTTaccacagttaataaatgtcccCAAAGATTTTTAACAGCAGAG TCTACAACTTTTTACACCACGTTTGATGAA aTATTAGCAAAGCAACTAAGTGATGATGAAATCAAtaatcttcctcttttccttggaGAACCTGCTATG GAATTTCTTTGGGATTTCTTGAACTATCAGGATGGCCCCCGAGTAAGAGACCACTTAAGTCATGGAGAGATCAgcttaaatgattttccaaaagaGGTTGCAAATCAACTATTTGCCTTTTCCATTGTACTCTTACTCAGATTTGTTGGAGAAGATGTATTATCAGTTTCTAAG GAGAATGCATCAATCAAAACTTTAATCAACTGTGCAAATTGCTATTGTTCTCAATTCCATCCACTTTCTCAGCTTAAAAAGAAG ATTCTGTATTGTGAGAAAAGCATCAGAATATGGCCTCAACTTCCATTAGTGCCAGTGGAACAAATTCAGGAAGCAACCAG attAGAAGACACTCCTGAAACCAATGATTGCCAtcatttgattataaaaatttCCTCTGAACTCCAACATTACATGCTACAGGGTGACTGTAATTTGAGTAACTTGCTGGATAATCCTCCCACAGCAAA aTGGTCCCTTTTGCTTCATGAACTTTGCAACAAACGCATCCGCACTTTATATTGTCCACGGTCTGTCCTTGAAGTCCTTGTAATTCTTCAGAAAATAAGTGTGCAATGCCACCTAGTGTCTGATCAAATTATTGCCACTACAGAAATAAGATTTAAACAGTGGATGCAAAAGACACTTCGGTCTCGCCAGAGACAGAACTATCTACGAATGTTAAGCAG GATAAATCTAAGTTTCCGATTTGTGTTGGTGGAGGGGAGTCCTCAGACGGCAATGCTCAG tatcaAGCTTTTGTGTCCTGTACTCCAGCTAATATTATTGCTGATCACATTGGAATTGGTCAACATTCATActgttaatgaaaaaaatatttgtgaataCCAGCAGTACTTAAA gTTCTTAAAGTCAGTCTTGCAGTATACTGAGAACTTGGTGACTTATTCcaatcaagaaaaaaacaaatgggatGAATCCATCAATATTACACATATAGTCTTAGTAAAAATATGGGCTTTTagtgaaaaaaagcaaatgttaatACATTTAGCCAAGGACTCCCCAAATAAAGCTATTTTATGA
- the ERMARD gene encoding endoplasmic reticulum membrane-associated RNA degradation protein isoform X7 translates to MDGSAGMLITDSITTCLSPLVYDIVCRLGFEVKESHDINNIVSQHGEVCWETIAECICYTDSGQNVDYLKSVSLLGPVCETVHTHICSLTGIQFEDQYAFWFQWTNIPELFPEIFVALKSPQPAAVPLSLMKLTSCLERALGDVFLLIGKECPFLLRDLLISKELAEVFGQSVMEILRVFIGSPCGLNLRNILWHGFVSPQEIPPKYCSMLVLLTAGLGQLLKSYLQQTNFTFIHRPFVTFTNLKELSIFPDVSDEVLSVVEELIKKSTFVLKIMTPFWETIVTKFRSHRYADCIILLLTQLETGLRKVFTTVNKCPQRFLTAESTTFYTTFDEILAKQLSDDEINNLPLFLGEPAMEFLWDFLNYQDGPRVRDHLSHGEISLNDFPKEVANQLFAFSIVLLLRFVGEDVLSVSKENASIKTLINCANCYCSQFHPLSQLKKKILYCEKSIRIWPQLPLVPVEQIQEATRLEDTPETNDCHHLIIKISSELQHYMLQGDCNLSNLLDNPPTAKWSLLLHELCNKRIRTLYCPRSVLEVLVILQKISVQCHLVSDQIIATTEIRFKQWMQKTLRSRQRQNYLRMLSRINLSFRFVLVEGSPQTAMLSIKLLCPVLQLILLLITLELVNIHTVNEKNICEYQQYLKFLKSVLQYTENLVTYSNQEKNKWDESINITHIVLVKIWAFSEKKQMLIHLAKDSPNKAIL, encoded by the exons ATGTTAATAACTGACTCCATCACAACATGCCTATCTCCCCTAGTATATGACATAGTTTGCAGACTTGGGTTTGAAGTAAAAGAAAGCCACGATATCAACAACATTGTATCTCAACATGGTGAAGTATGTTGGGAAACAATTGCTGAATGTATATGCTATACAGATTCAG ggCAAAATGTAGATTACTTAAAGAGTGTGAGCCTTTTGGGTCCTGTATGTGAAACTGTTCATACCCACATATGTTCTCTGACTGGGATACAATTTGAAGATCAATATGCATTTTGGTTCCAGTGGACAAATATTCCAGAG CTATTTCCTGAAATATTTGTTGCGCTGAAGAGTCCACAACCAGCTGCTGTTCCTCTTAGCTTAATGAAACTAACATCATGTTTGGAAAGAGCTTTGGGTGAT GTGTTTTTATTGATTGGAAAGGAATGTCCATTTCTTTTAAGAGACTTGCTTATATCTAAGGAGCTTGCTGAAGTGTTTGGACAGTCTGTA ATGGAAATACTCAGGGTATTCATTGGTTCTCCATGTGGACTCAATCTGCGTAATATTTTGTGGCATGGATTTGTGTCTCCTCAGGAAATTCCTCCAAA ATATTGCTCTATGTTGGTATTGTTGACAGCAGGATTGGGACAACTCTTAAAAAGTTATCTTCAGCAAACTAATTTTACATTCATACATCGGCCTTTTGTAACTTTTACAAACTTAAAGGAATTGAGCATTTTTCCTG ATGTTAGTGATGAAGTACTATCAGTAGTTGAAGAACTGATAAAGAAATCTACTTTTGTATTGAagatcatgaccccattttgggaaACTATAGTAACGAAATTCAGATCACATCG ATATGCTGACTGTATAATACTGTTACTGACACAGCTGGAAACTGGACTTCGAAAAGTCTTTaccacagttaataaatgtcccCAAAGATTTTTAACAGCAGAG TCTACAACTTTTTACACCACGTTTGATGAA aTATTAGCAAAGCAACTAAGTGATGATGAAATCAAtaatcttcctcttttccttggaGAACCTGCTATG GAATTTCTTTGGGATTTCTTGAACTATCAGGATGGCCCCCGAGTAAGAGACCACTTAAGTCATGGAGAGATCAgcttaaatgattttccaaaagaGGTTGCAAATCAACTATTTGCCTTTTCCATTGTACTCTTACTCAGATTTGTTGGAGAAGATGTATTATCAGTTTCTAAG GAGAATGCATCAATCAAAACTTTAATCAACTGTGCAAATTGCTATTGTTCTCAATTCCATCCACTTTCTCAGCTTAAAAAGAAG ATTCTGTATTGTGAGAAAAGCATCAGAATATGGCCTCAACTTCCATTAGTGCCAGTGGAACAAATTCAGGAAGCAACCAG attAGAAGACACTCCTGAAACCAATGATTGCCAtcatttgattataaaaatttCCTCTGAACTCCAACATTACATGCTACAGGGTGACTGTAATTTGAGTAACTTGCTGGATAATCCTCCCACAGCAAA aTGGTCCCTTTTGCTTCATGAACTTTGCAACAAACGCATCCGCACTTTATATTGTCCACGGTCTGTCCTTGAAGTCCTTGTAATTCTTCAGAAAATAAGTGTGCAATGCCACCTAGTGTCTGATCAAATTATTGCCACTACAGAAATAAGATTTAAACAGTGGATGCAAAAGACACTTCGGTCTCGCCAGAGACAGAACTATCTACGAATGTTAAGCAG GATAAATCTAAGTTTCCGATTTGTGTTGGTGGAGGGGAGTCCTCAGACGGCAATGCTCAG tatcaAGCTTTTGTGTCCTGTACTCCAGCTAATATTATTGCTGATCACATTGGAATTGGTCAACATTCATActgttaatgaaaaaaatatttgtgaataCCAGCAGTACTTAAA gTTCTTAAAGTCAGTCTTGCAGTATACTGAGAACTTGGTGACTTATTCcaatcaagaaaaaaacaaatgggatGAATCCATCAATATTACACATATAGTCTTAGTAAAAATATGGGCTTTTagtgaaaaaaagcaaatgttaatACATTTAGCCAAGGACTCCCCAAATAAAGCTATTTTATGA